A genome region from Sphaeramia orbicularis unplaced genomic scaffold, fSphaOr1.1, whole genome shotgun sequence includes the following:
- the LOC115415870 gene encoding 1-acyl-sn-glycerol-3-phosphate acyltransferase gamma-like: MLNQSAVMIFTGICGALVVMAMAYYVYWTVVLAEGPCKRGLACFILQLLMGFVFVVSGLIINFIQLCTCILWPINKQLYRRINCRLSYSLWSQLVMLLEWWSGTDCVLYTDQATVDKFGKEHVIIILNHNYEIDFLCGWTMCERFGVLGSSKVLAKHELLKFYI; this comes from the exons ATGTTGAACCAGAGTGCTGTGATGATCTTTACTGGGATTTGTGGGGCGCTGGTGGTCATGGCCATGGCCTACTACGTCTACTG GACCGTAGTATTGGCTGAAGGACCGTGTAAGCGCGGCTT AGCCTGTTTCATCCTGCAGCTGCTGATGGGCTTTGTGTTCGTGGTCAGTGGCCTCATCATAAACTTCATCCAGCTCTGCACCTGCATCCTGTGGCCGATCAACAAGCAACTGTACCGCAGAATCAACTGCAGGCTCTCCTACTCTTTATGGAGCC AGCTGGTGATGCTGCTTGAGTGGTGGTCGGGCACAGACTGCGTTCTATACACCGACCAGGCCACGGTGGACAAGTTCGGCAAAGAGCACGTTATCATCATCCTCAACCACAACTATGAGATCGACTTCCTCTGTGGCTGGACCATGTGTGAAAGATTTGGTGTCTTAGGG AGTTCAAAGGTGCTAGCCAAACATGAGCTACTGAAG TTTTACATTTAG